One Mangifera indica cultivar Alphonso chromosome 4, CATAS_Mindica_2.1, whole genome shotgun sequence genomic region harbors:
- the LOC123213964 gene encoding probable 6-phosphogluconolactonase 1 isoform X1, with amino-acid sequence MLLLYNGFVLMPIFHLLLKLVESMALAGVHRDRGELRIHESLEELSTDLADYIAELSEASVKERGVFAIALSGGSLIALMGKLCEAPYNRTVDWAKWYIFWADERVVAKNHVDSNYKLAKDGLLLKVPIVPSHVHSINDSVSAEQAADDYGFVIRQLVKTRMVSVSDTCDCPKFDLILLGMGSDGHVASLFPNHSLLDEKDEWVTFITDSPKPPPERITFTLPVINSASNVAMVVTGENKAEAVHLAVDDLGPDCPVLPSRMVQPTNGNLVWFLDKPAASKLESVKFCE; translated from the exons atgttattattatataatggtTTCGTGTTGATGCCCATCTTTCACCTCC TTCTTAAGCTTGTTGAAAGCATGGCTCTCGCTGGCGTGCACAGAGATAGAGGGGAGTTGAGGATTCATGAGAGTTTAGAGGAGCTTAGTACTGACTTGGCAGATTATATTGCTGAATTATCAGAGGCTTCTGTTAAGGAGCGGGGTGTCTTTGCCATTGCTTTATCTGGTGGTTCACTCATCGCCTTAATGGG GAAACTCTGTGAAGCTCCTTATAACAGGACAGTGGACTGGGCAAAATGGTATATATTCTGGGCGGATGAACGTGTGGTAGCGAAAAATCATGTTGATAGCAATTACAAGCTTGCAAAGGATGGTCTTTTATTGAAG GTGCCGATAGTTCCTAGTCATGTGCATTCGATTAATGATTCAGTGTCAGCAGAACAGGCTGCTGATGATTATGGGTTTGTCATTCGACAGTTAGTGAAAACACGGATGGTCAGTGTATCTGATACTTGTGACTGCCCAAAGTTTGATCTTATTCTTCTTGGAATGGGCTCTGATGGTCATGTTGCCTCCCTATTCCCTAACCACTCACTGCTTGATGAGAAAGATGAATGGGTAACTTTTATCACTGATTCCCCAAAGCCCCCTCCGGAGAGGATCACATTCACTTTACCTGTCATCAACTCAGCATCAAATGTAGCCATGGTTGTGACAGGTGAAAACAAAGCGGAGGCTGTACATTTGGCAGTTGATGATTTGGGACCTGACTGCCCGGTACTGCCTTCCCGAATGGTTCAGCCAACAAATGGGAACTTGGTTTGGTTTTTGGACAAGCCAGCTGCATCAAAACTCGAAAGTGTCAAATTTTGTGAGTAG
- the LOC123213964 gene encoding probable 6-phosphogluconolactonase 1 isoform X2 — MALAGVHRDRGELRIHESLEELSTDLADYIAELSEASVKERGVFAIALSGGSLIALMGKLCEAPYNRTVDWAKWYIFWADERVVAKNHVDSNYKLAKDGLLLKVPIVPSHVHSINDSVSAEQAADDYGFVIRQLVKTRMVSVSDTCDCPKFDLILLGMGSDGHVASLFPNHSLLDEKDEWVTFITDSPKPPPERITFTLPVINSASNVAMVVTGENKAEAVHLAVDDLGPDCPVLPSRMVQPTNGNLVWFLDKPAASKLESVKFCE, encoded by the exons ATGGCTCTCGCTGGCGTGCACAGAGATAGAGGGGAGTTGAGGATTCATGAGAGTTTAGAGGAGCTTAGTACTGACTTGGCAGATTATATTGCTGAATTATCAGAGGCTTCTGTTAAGGAGCGGGGTGTCTTTGCCATTGCTTTATCTGGTGGTTCACTCATCGCCTTAATGGG GAAACTCTGTGAAGCTCCTTATAACAGGACAGTGGACTGGGCAAAATGGTATATATTCTGGGCGGATGAACGTGTGGTAGCGAAAAATCATGTTGATAGCAATTACAAGCTTGCAAAGGATGGTCTTTTATTGAAG GTGCCGATAGTTCCTAGTCATGTGCATTCGATTAATGATTCAGTGTCAGCAGAACAGGCTGCTGATGATTATGGGTTTGTCATTCGACAGTTAGTGAAAACACGGATGGTCAGTGTATCTGATACTTGTGACTGCCCAAAGTTTGATCTTATTCTTCTTGGAATGGGCTCTGATGGTCATGTTGCCTCCCTATTCCCTAACCACTCACTGCTTGATGAGAAAGATGAATGGGTAACTTTTATCACTGATTCCCCAAAGCCCCCTCCGGAGAGGATCACATTCACTTTACCTGTCATCAACTCAGCATCAAATGTAGCCATGGTTGTGACAGGTGAAAACAAAGCGGAGGCTGTACATTTGGCAGTTGATGATTTGGGACCTGACTGCCCGGTACTGCCTTCCCGAATGGTTCAGCCAACAAATGGGAACTTGGTTTGGTTTTTGGACAAGCCAGCTGCATCAAAACTCGAAAGTGTCAAATTTTGTGAGTAG